A stretch of Argiope bruennichi chromosome 10, qqArgBrue1.1, whole genome shotgun sequence DNA encodes these proteins:
- the LOC129987561 gene encoding speckle-type POZ protein-like B, which yields MQFQRRRKLLLAVSKPIESISFIAVVKRFNTLATEYVIEAYFSELPENQPSGFIHRLNGSEITFHINLSKDIHLYSYKVSILDNLGIWQDCGQGGEQQGYGMRFEFPLTKNFTTLMENKQLFLRNDMIDLRFEMNCFTRLNTMAQKIPSSEKEKTSDYVANLRVPVNEKKRKNPPSTLADDLTSLYKEGTLCDTKLRTDSETFPVHKNVLSARSPVFKNMFTSGMIETTGDCVDIPDISADTVRRLLMFIYTDTVKDMTWQNAMELYAAADKYQIDSLKLKCSTFFRLNVQPTNCCDLLWLSDLHQDADLKQFVQRYIVTRDKDVFGSEEWRAFMSNNVQLAADTMYLKYASK from the coding sequence ATGCAATTCCAACGCAGACGAAAGTTATTACTTGCAGTTTCAAAACCAATAGAAAGTATATCTTTCATTGCGGTAGTGAAACGTTTCAATACCTTAGCAACTGAATATGTGATAGAGGCCTATTTTTCAGAATTACCCGAAAATCAACCTTCTGGGTTTATTCATCGATTAAATGGAAGTGAAATTACATTCCACATAAATCTCTCTAAAGATATACATCTATATTCATACAAAGTGTCCATTTTGGATAATTTAGGAATATGGCAGGACTGCGGTCAAGGTGGCGAACAGCAAGGATATGGTATGCGATTTGAATTTCCATTAACAAAGAATTTTACAACACTCATGGAAAATAAGCAACTTTTTCTTCGAAATGACATGATCGATCTTAgatttgaaatgaattgttttaCTCGATTAAATACGATGGCACAGAAAATTCCTTCTTCTGAAAAAGAGAAAACATCTGATTATGTTGCGAATCTACGTGTTCCTGTAAATGAAAAGAAACGGAAAAATCCACCATCAACTTTAGCGGATGATCTTACCTCTTTGTACAAGGAAGGGACTTTGTGCGACACAAAATTACGTACAGATTCAGAAACATTTCCAGTTCACAAGAATGTTTTGAGTGCTAGATCGCccgttttcaaaaatatgttcacGAGTGGTATGATTGAAACGACAGGGGACTGCGTTGATATTCCTGATATAAGCGCGGATACCGTACGTCGGTTGTTGATGTTCATATATACTGATACAGTAAAGGATATGACATGGCAGAATGCAATGGAATTATATGCTGCTGCAGATAAATATCAAATAGATTCTCTTAAATTGAAGTGTTCGACCTTCTTTAGATTAAATGTTCAACCAACCAACTGCTGTGATCTTCTATGGCTGTCTGATTTGCACCAGGATGCTGATCTGAAGCAATTTGTGCAACGATATATCGTCACACGGGACAAAGACGTTTTTGGCTCTGAAGAATGGCGTGCTTTCATGAGTAATAATGTTCAGCTAGCAGCTGATacaatgtacttaaaatatgCAAGCAAATAG